Proteins encoded within one genomic window of Longimicrobiaceae bacterium:
- a CDS encoding transglycosylase SLT domain-containing protein, whose translation MAPSAQLPAAMVSEAAAATVAAVTWDIPIVRNDPVERFIGIFTEKQPDRMALYLKRSGRYEGMIRAKLRERGMPEDLLYLSMIESGFNPTARSKAQAVGLWQFIEETGQRYGLRVDGYVDERKDPEKSTDAALRYLQDLHNQFGSWYLAAAAYNSGENRVARVMREETGSVKGQEEDFWRIRRRLPAETREYVPLMLAAALIGKEPHKYGLGDVERYLPVPTEIVEVPGGTKLDVVAKAVGVTEKDVRDLNPQLVKGVTPPGSKPYAVRIPEGRRVQYATNFDRVRESAAAQAKVEKARESAASKAKVEQARKTRVAKAARPKKSSAKYHSVREGESLWTIARRNDTSVNAIKRANGLRNNNLRPGQRLRIPA comes from the coding sequence GTGGCTCCTTCCGCGCAGCTCCCTGCCGCGATGGTCTCCGAGGCCGCGGCGGCCACGGTCGCCGCGGTGACCTGGGACATCCCCATCGTCCGCAACGACCCGGTCGAGCGGTTCATCGGGATCTTCACCGAGAAGCAGCCCGACCGGATGGCGCTCTACCTGAAGCGCTCCGGCCGCTACGAGGGGATGATCCGCGCCAAGCTGCGCGAGCGCGGCATGCCGGAGGACCTGCTCTACCTCTCCATGATCGAGTCCGGCTTCAACCCGACGGCGCGATCCAAGGCGCAGGCGGTGGGGCTGTGGCAGTTCATCGAGGAGACCGGCCAGCGCTACGGGCTGCGGGTCGACGGCTACGTGGACGAGCGGAAGGACCCCGAGAAGAGCACGGACGCGGCGCTCCGCTACCTGCAGGACCTCCACAACCAGTTCGGCTCCTGGTACCTGGCTGCCGCCGCCTACAACAGCGGCGAGAACCGCGTCGCCCGCGTGATGCGCGAGGAGACGGGGTCGGTGAAGGGGCAGGAGGAGGACTTCTGGCGGATCCGCCGGCGCCTCCCCGCCGAGACCCGCGAGTACGTGCCGCTCATGCTGGCCGCCGCGCTGATCGGCAAGGAGCCGCACAAGTACGGGCTGGGCGACGTGGAGCGCTACCTCCCGGTCCCCACGGAGATCGTCGAGGTCCCGGGCGGCACCAAGCTGGACGTGGTGGCGAAGGCGGTGGGCGTGACCGAGAAGGACGTCCGCGACCTGAACCCGCAGCTGGTGAAGGGGGTGACCCCCCCGGGGTCGAAGCCCTACGCCGTGCGGATCCCGGAGGGCCGGCGGGTGCAGTACGCCACCAACTTCGACCGGGTCCGCGAGTCCGCGGCCGCCCAGGCGAAGGTGGAAAAGGCGCGCGAGAGCGCCGCTTCCAAGGCGAAGGTGGAGCAGGCGCGAAAGACGCGGGTGGCCAAGGCCGCGCGGCCGAAGAAGTCCTCCGCGAAGTACCACAGCGTCCGCGAGGGCGAGTCGCTCTGGACCATCGCGCGCCGCAACGACACCAGCGTGAACGCCATCAAGCGGGCCAACGGGCTGCGCAACAACAACCTGCGCCCGGGCCAGCGCCTGCGGATCCCGGCGTAA